The proteins below come from a single Tachypleus tridentatus isolate NWPU-2018 chromosome 13, ASM421037v1, whole genome shotgun sequence genomic window:
- the LOC143240801 gene encoding upstream stimulatory factor 2-like isoform X1, whose protein sequence is MDMLDQSLDTSGAEKAESGRADEIHHIQEEGTVGVMEGVEHGTGLNLSPQGSSLMDPNVQYQLHAENGHVTYRVVRVAPSSDIKPEVPQVVTTATAALVGQQVAQAIITNPYATANGATNPEEGQFYVMMSPQEVYQPGQRSLAPRTEQFTSKVEKPRAGRDEKRRSTHNEVERRRRDKINNWIAKLSTIVPDCTSDHAKQSQHSKGGILAKACDYIQELRNANAKLPNILKENERLTMDVELLQQQYEELKNENRMLRAHLQQHGINLADRIRTHSS, encoded by the exons TGGTGCAGAAAAAGCCGAGTCAGGAAGGGCAGATGAAATTCATCATATTCAAGAAG AAGGAACCGTTGGTGTGATGGAAGGGGTGGAGCATGGCACAGGGTTGAATCTCAGCCCACAAGGAAGCAGTCTGATGGATCCAAATGTTCAGTATCAACTTCATGCTGAAAATGGACATG TTACGTATCGAGTGGTTAGAGTAGCTCCATCTTCAGACATAAAACCAGAAGTACCCCAAGTTGTGACCACAGCTACAGCTGCTCTTGTTGGACAGCAGGTTGCTCAAGCAATAATTACCAATCCTTATGCAACAGCTAATGGTGCTACCAACCCAGAAGAAG GTCAGTTTTATGTAATGATGTCACCACAAGAAGTGTACCAGCCAGGGCAGCGTTCACTTGCACCTCGAACAGAGCAGTTCACTTCTAAAGTAGAAAAACCAAGAGCAGGAAGAGATGAAAAACGGAGATCGACACATAATGAGG TTGAGAGAAGGCGTCGGGACAAAATTAATAATTGGATAGCCAAACTGTCTACCATTGTTCCAGATTGTACTTCAGATCATGCAAAGCAAAGTCAG CATAGTAAAGGAGGTATCCTTGCTAAAGCTTGTGACTATATTCAGGAATTGAGAAATGCTAATGCTAAACTACCAAATATTCTTAAAGAGAATGAGAGACTGACAATGGATGTGGAATTGCTTCAGCAGCAGTATGAAGAGCTGAAAAATGAGAATCGCATGTTAAGAGCTCATCTCCAGCAGCATGGCATAAATTTGGCTGACCGGATAAGGACTCATTCGTCATAA
- the LOC143240801 gene encoding upstream stimulatory factor-like isoform X2: MDMLDQSLDTSGAEKAESGRADEIHHIQEEGTVGVMEGVEHGTGLNLSPQGSSLMDPNVQYQLHAENGHVTYRVVRVAPSSDIKPEVPQVVTTATAALVGQQVAQAIITNPYATANGATNPEEGQFYVMMSPQEVYQPGQRSLAPRTEQFTSKVEKPRAGRDEKRRSTHNEVERRRRDKINNWIAKLSTIVPDCTSDHAKQSQRMRD, encoded by the exons TGGTGCAGAAAAAGCCGAGTCAGGAAGGGCAGATGAAATTCATCATATTCAAGAAG AAGGAACCGTTGGTGTGATGGAAGGGGTGGAGCATGGCACAGGGTTGAATCTCAGCCCACAAGGAAGCAGTCTGATGGATCCAAATGTTCAGTATCAACTTCATGCTGAAAATGGACATG TTACGTATCGAGTGGTTAGAGTAGCTCCATCTTCAGACATAAAACCAGAAGTACCCCAAGTTGTGACCACAGCTACAGCTGCTCTTGTTGGACAGCAGGTTGCTCAAGCAATAATTACCAATCCTTATGCAACAGCTAATGGTGCTACCAACCCAGAAGAAG GTCAGTTTTATGTAATGATGTCACCACAAGAAGTGTACCAGCCAGGGCAGCGTTCACTTGCACCTCGAACAGAGCAGTTCACTTCTAAAGTAGAAAAACCAAGAGCAGGAAGAGATGAAAAACGGAGATCGACACATAATGAGG TTGAGAGAAGGCGTCGGGACAAAATTAATAATTGGATAGCCAAACTGTCTACCATTGTTCCAGATTGTACTTCAGATCATGCAAAGCAAAGTCAG AGAATGAGAGACTGA